In Prunus dulcis chromosome 2, ALMONDv2, whole genome shotgun sequence, a single genomic region encodes these proteins:
- the LOC117618138 gene encoding disease resistance protein RUN1-like translates to MSGLPKLERLILKDCINLVEVNESIGDLENLVHLNLRDCKNLMKLSTSIRRLGSLQDLILSGCSKLEHHSNTNATNQVDSTVGAMKKFNLLSTKLWQSIESWILPRKNLVSFSLASLPHSIERLSLAHCNVAEIPSEPGALSSLKHLDLSATPILNLPGNMKGLIMLQTLLVEGCAKLQALPELPVSLNSLEAGHCTSLKKVTNLPNIFTSMSKNLWDCNELVEVESLFEMKPLRNVDIEMIKNLGLFNLESNETSEVEMINYLTNTTKKCRLQVLSLSLSLSLSLSLSLIYSCHGYHFYCPRASCLNNLETN, encoded by the coding sequence ATGTCAGGGCTCCCTAAGCTTGAGAGATTAATTCTTAAAGATTGCATAAACTTGGTTGAGGTTAATGAGTCCATTGGAGACTTAGAGAACCTTGTTCACTTGAACCTAAGAGACTGCAAAAATCTGATGAAGCTTTCAACGAGTATTAGAAGGTTGGGATCTCTTCAGGACCTCATTCTTTCGGGTTGCTCAAAACTTGAGCATCATTCCAACACAAATGCAACAAATCAGGTAGACTCCACAGTTGGTGCTATGAAGAAATTCAATCTGTTATCAACTAAGTTATGGCAATCAATCGAGTCGTGGATATTGCCAAgaaaaaatcttgtatctttctCATTGGCAAGTTTACCACATTCAATCGAAAGGCTAAGTCTTGCTCACTGCAATGTAGCAGAGATTCCTAGTGAACCTGGTGCCCTATCGTCATTGAAGCATTTGGATCTATCTGCAACCCCAATTCTGAACCTACCAGGAAACATGAAGGGTCTTATTATGCTCCAGACTCTGTTGGTAGAAGGTTGCGCAAAGCTCCAAGCGCTTCCAGAGCTCCCAGTCAGTTTAAACTCACTGGAAGCAGGTCATTGTACATCATTGAAAAAAGTAACAAATTTACCAAACATTTTCACATCAATGAGTAAAAATCTTTGGGATTGCAATGAATTAGTTGAAGTAGAAAGCTtgtttgaaatgaaaccaTTGAGAAATGTTGACATAGAAATGATTAAAAATTTGGGATTGTTCAATTTGGAATCCAACGAAACCTCTGAGGTCGAAATGATCAACTACTTGACAAATACAACCAAGAAGTGTCGCCTtcaggttctctctctctctctctctctctctctctctctctctctctctctcatttataGTTGTCATGGTTATCATTTCTATTGCCCAAGGGCTAGCTGTTTGAATAATTTGGAAACTAATTAG
- the LOC117620197 gene encoding protein ENHANCED DISEASE RESISTANCE 2-like: MASTGGKKELEWIERVRSEGAVPLLDAENCRNGWSSPPADKFMVRGPEYLSNRVKVPAGEYLLKPLGFDWIRGSTKIGEVLKHPNSRVRKAIEDECLTVDKPFVWAFNLQVPSKDNYSAIAYFTTKEPIPEGSLMDQFLKGDDGFRNSRLKLIANIVKGPWIVRKAVGEQAICIIGRALSCKYCVSDNFLEVDVDIGSSMVASAIVHLAFGYITTLTVDLAFLIEGQTESELPEQILGAVRFSELDPAVARATEPSSSRSAGNLQSNLPTRLWKSIGQGFSHMLHPGTQENGSSLGSAHGNGIGHHEGNSEEPKK; encoded by the exons ATGGCCAGCACTGGTGGAAAAAAGGAGCTTGAATGGATAGAGAGAGTGAGATCAGAGGGAGCTGTTCCACTTCTTGATGCAGAAAATTGCCGAAATGGTTGGTCTTCTCCACCTGCGGACAAGTTTATGGTTAGAGGTCCTGAGTACTTGTCAAACAGGGTTAAAGTTCCTGCTGGGGAATACCTTCTAAAGCCTCTTGGTTTTGATTGGATAAGAGGTTCTACAAAAATTGGGGAGGTCTTAAAACATCCAAACAGTCGTGTGAGAAAGGCTATTGAGGACGAGTGTCTGACAGTTGATAAGCCTTTTGTTTGGGCTTTCAATCTACAAGTTCCTAGTAAGGATAATTATAGTGCTATAGCATATTTTACAACCAAGGAGCCTATTCCTGAGGGGTCTTTGATGGACCAGTTCTTAAAAGGTGATGATGGGTTTAGGAATTCAAGGCTTAAATTGATTGCCAACATTGTGAAGGGTCCTTGGATTGTGAGGAAAGCAGTTGGGGAGCAGGCCATATGCATAATTGGGCGTGCCCTTTCTTGTAAATATTGTGTATCAGACAATTTCTTAGAAGTAGATGTGGATATTGGATCTTCCATGGTTGCAAGTGCAATAGTTCATCTGGCATTTGGTTATATAACAACGCTGACTGTTGACCTTGCCTTTCTCATTGAGGGCCAAACTGAATCAGAGCTTCCAGAACAAATCTTAGGTGCTGTAAGGTTCTCTGAACTAGACCCTGCTGTGGCTAGGGCAACTGAACCATCTTCTAGTAGGAGTGCTGGCAATTTGCAGTCTAATCTGCCTACGCGATTATGGAAGTCAATAGGGCAGGGGTTTTCCCACATGCTTCATCCAGGTACCCAAGAAAATGGCTCTAGCTTGGGCTCAGCACATGGTAATGGGATTGGGCATCATGAAGGAAATTCAGAAGAACCTAAGAAATG A
- the LOC117619196 gene encoding disease resistance protein RPV1-like, protein MAAALNPMLHDASSSSSYRCSYHSFLSFRGEDTRKGFTDHLYRALELAGIHTFRDDDEIERGADIAAELNKAINESKVSIIVFSQNYASSRWCLDELVKIMERRKHDDGHIVMPVFYHVDPSHVRNQRGSFTEAFSRHEERFKEEMNKVEEWRRALKDAADLAGMALKDRYESQFIQDIVKEIGNKLDPKVLNVAPYAVGIDDRVQGINMWLEDGSNAVGVAVIYGMGGIGKTTIAKAAYNRNFGRFQGSSFLADIREAAEQPYGFVRLQRKLLSDIQKGKAKKIDNIDEGIIKIKHAVCNKRLLIVLDDVNDMDQFNAILGMREWFYPGSKIIITTRHEHLLKAHEGCTMFEVGELNEYESLELFSWHAFGQPQPIEGYMELSRPAVEHCGGIPLALQVLGSSLSGKEVDVWHSALQKLCEIPNVKIQKILRISYDSLQDDHDQNIFLHIAYFFIGKEKDFTITILDNLNFYTRIGIQNLVDRCLVKINNEDNRLNMHHLLRDMGRGIVREESPQDPGRRSRVWHKDAFNILRKMTGTEMIKGLMLNLPKLMQDESCKTLFSRSNKKRSHVEDYDGSFSRRRRLDFFSWKSIASNFSSTNSAPASNEVDFKTEAFKRMNNLELLQLYNVKTSGGFEDFPKNLAWLAWRGFPLKSLPANFCLENLVVLDLRNSSLQHVWKGHRFLPRLKTLNLSHSHSLTTTPDMSGLPKLERLILKDCINLVEVNESIGDLENLVHLNLRDCKNLMKLPTSIRRLGSLQDLILSGCSKLKVHSNTNATNQVDSTVGAMKKFNLLSTKLWQSIESWILPRKNLVSFSLASLPHSIERLSLAHCNVAEIPSELGALSSLKHLDLSATPILNLPGNMKGLIMLQTLLVEGCAKLQALPELPASLNSLEAGHCTSLKKVTNLPNIFTSMSKNLWDCNELVEVESLFEMKPLRNVDIEMIKNLGLFNLESNETSEVEMINYLTNTTKKCRLQGLNECGIFSIFLHGNKIPDWFSYKSLCNSVLSIVVPSHPNLKIRGLNACILYARRPDHKDGPHMFSEHFVKVSNETKGLMWTYFPVAMGLPRENQDMLWLSHWVFRDNELESGDEIRVSVKSGLWAKEFGIQLLHEEENKGEDAGSKSEDIITLPWNQNVDVPVSVSASKYEMWRGKYFLCNHRYRTHQAQFRRCQENPAYGDFSYKPGASFHLNRSLFNHEVDIEENKMQFVRKALTD, encoded by the exons ATGGCTGCTGCATTAAACCCCATGCTGCAtgatgcttcttcttcctcctcttacCGGTGTAGCTATCACTCATTCTTGAGTTTCAGAGGCGAAGATACACGCAAGGGCTTCACCGATCACCTTTATAGGGCTTTGGAGCTGGCAGGAATCCACACGTTTAGAGACGATGATGAAATCGAGAGAGGAGCAGATATCGCAGCAGAGTTGAACAAAGCAATAAATGAGTCGAAAGTATCGATAATCGTCTTCTCCCAAAATTATGCTTCCTCAAGGTGGTGCTTGGACGAACTGGTGAAGATAATGGAACGTAGAAAACATGATGATGGCCATATTGTTATGCCGGTTTTCTATCATGTGGATCCATCCCATGTCAGGAACCAGAGAGGGAGCTTTACAGAAGCATTTTCTAGACATGAAGAGCGCTTCAAGGAGGAGATGAACAAGGTGGAAGAATGGAGAAGAGCGCTTAAAGATGCTGCAGACCTGGCAGGGATGGCTTTAAAAGATAG GTATGAGTCGCAGTTTATCCAAGACATTGTTAAAGAGATTGGAAATAAGCTGGATCCGAAGGTATTGAATGTTGCTCCCTATGCCGTTGGAATAGATGATCGCGTGCAAGGCATAAACATGTGGTTAGAAGATGGATCAAATGCTGTTGGTGTAGCTGTGATCTATGGGATGGGAGGAATTGGAAAGACCACCATTGCCAAAGCTGCTTATAACCGCAACTTTGGAAGATTTCAAGGCAGCAGCTTTCTTGCAGATATTAGAGAAGCTGCAGAACAGCCCTATGGTTTTGTTCGCTTGCAAAGGAAACTTCTTTCGGATATCCAAAAGGGGAAAGCAAAGAAAATAGACAACATAGATGAAGGAATAATCAAGATCAAACATGCTGTATGTAACAAAAGACTTCTTATTGTTCTCGATGATGTGAACGACATGGATCAATTTAATGCAATTCTTGGAATGAGAGAATGGTTTTATCCAGGAAGTAAAATTATCATAACAACCAGACATGAACATTTGTTAAAAGCTCATGAAGGTTGCACAATGTTTGAGGTTGGAGAATTGAATGAGTATGAATCACTTGAGCTTTTCAGTTGGCATGCCTTTGGACAACCCCAGCCTATCGAAGGCTACATGGAACTTTCGAGACCTGCAGTAGAACATTGTGGAGGAATTCCATTAGCTCTTCAAGTTCTGGGATCTTCTTTATCTGGGAAAGAAGTAGACGTATGGCATAGCGCATTACAGAAGTTATGTGAAATTCCTAATGTCAAGATTCAAAAAATTCTTAGAATAAGCTATGATTCTCTGCAAGATGATCATGACCAAAATATATTCCTCCATATAGCCTATTTCTTCATTGGAAAGGAGAAGGATTTTACAATTACAATACTGGACAACCTTAATTTTTACACAAGGATTGGAATTCAAAATCTAGTTGACAGATGTCTAGTAAAAATTAACAATGAAGACAACAGGTTGAACATGCATCACTTACTTAGAGACATGGGGAGGGGAATTGTTCGCGAAGAATCACCTCAAGACCCAGGAAGACGTAGTAGAGTGTGGCATAAAGATGCCTTTAATATTCTGAGAAAAATGACT GGTACAGAAATGATTAAGGGCCTCATGCTCAACCTTCCTAAGTTGATGCAAGATGAGTCTTGCAAGACATTGTTTAGTAGAAGTAACAAAAAACGATCTCATGTTGAAGATTATGATGGAAGTTTTTCAAGACGTCGTCGACTTGATTTCTTCTCTTGGAAATCCATTGCAAGTAACTTTTCCTCAACAAATTCAGCTCCTGCATCAAATGAGGTGGACTTCAAAACAGAGGCATTTAAAAGGATGAACAATCTTGAGCTTCTCCAGCTCTATAATGTAAAAACCAGTGGAGGTTTTGAAGATTTTCCAAAAAACTTGGCATGGTTGGCTTGGCGAGGATTTCCTTTGAAATCACTACCAGccaatttttgtttggaaaatCTAGTTGTTCTTGACTTGCGGAATAGCAGCCTGCAACATGTTTGGAAGGGACACAGG TTTCTTCCAAGGCTGAAAACACTCAACCTCAGCCATTCACATAGCCTAACGACAACCCCTGACATGTCAGGGCTCCCTAAGCTTGAGAGATTAATTCTTAAAGATTGCATAAACTTGGTTGAGGTTAATGAGTCCATTGGAGACTTAGAGAACCTTGTTCACTTGAACCTAAGAGACTGCAAAAATCTGATGAAGCTTCCAACGAGTATTAGAAGGTTGGGATCTCTTCAGGACCTCATTCTTTCGGGTTGCTCAAAACTTAAGGTTCATTCCAACACAAATGCAACAAATCAGGTAGACTCCACAGTTGGTGCTATGAAGAAATTCAATCTGTTATCAACTAAGTTATGGCAATCAATCGAGTCGTGGATATTGCCAAgaaaaaatcttgtatctttctCATTGGCAAGTTTACCACATTCAATCGAAAGGCTAAGTCTTGCTCACTGCAATGTAGCAGAGATTCCTAGTGAACTTGGTGCCCTATCGTCATTGAAGCATTTGGATCTATCTGCAACCCCAATTCTGAACCTACCAGGAAACATGAAGGGTCTTATTATGCTCCAGACTCTGTTGGTAGAAGGTTGCGCAAAGCTCCAAGCGCTTCCAGAGCTCCCAGCCAGTTTAAACTCACTGGAAGCAGGTCATTGTACATCATTGAAAAAAGTAACAAATTTACCAAACATTTTCACATCAATGAGTAAAAATCTTTGGGATTGCAATGAATTAGTTGAAGTAGAAAGCTtgtttgaaatgaaaccaTTGAGAAATGTTGACATAGAAATGATTAAAAATTTGGGATTGTTCAATTTGGAATCCAACGAAACCTCTGAGGTCGAAATGATCAACTACTTGACAAATACAACCAAGAAGTGTCGCCTtcag GGATTGAACGAATGCGGCATATTTAGCATCTTCCTCCATGGGAACAAGATTCCAGATTGGTTCAGCTACAAGAGCTTGTGTAACTCCGTGTTGTCGATTGTTGTACCTTCACATCCTAATCTCAAGATCCGAGGCTTAAACGCATGCATTTTATACGCACGACGCCCCGATCACAAGGATGGTCCACATATGTTCAGTGAACACTTTGTTAAAGTGAGCAATGAGACCAAGGGTCTTATGTGGACGTACTTCCCTGTGGCAATGGGCCTTCCCAGAGAAAACCAAGACATGTTATGGCTAAGCCACTGGGTTTTCAGGGACAATGAACTGGAAAGCGGGGACGAAATACGCGTTTCAGTCAAGTCCGGTTTGTGGGCAAAGGAGTTCGGGATCCAACTTTtgcatgaagaagaaaataagggTGAGGATGCTGGATCAAAAAGTGAAGATATAATAACACTTCCTTGGAACCAGAATGTTGATGTGCCAGTCTCAGTTTCAGCATCAAAGTATGAGATGTGGAGGGGCAAATACTTTCTATGCAACCATAGGTATCGAACTCATCAAGCTCAATTCAGAAGGTGCCAGGAGAACCCAGCTTATGGTGATTTTTCATACAAGCCAGGGGCCTCCTTTCATTTGAACCGTTCCTTGTTTAACCATGAGGTTGATATAGAAGAGAACAAAATGCAGTTTGTTAGAAAAGCATTGACTGATTAA